The DNA window GTCTGCACTTAGTCGCTTATCCGATGTATGGGCTGGGCTTATTGGGGTTAGTTTTGTGCTTTTGGGTCGCTAACCTGATTATGCTGATGAGCGTGGCCATTCCGAGCATCTTTCCCGAATCGGAGGAACAATCGGCTGAGACGGGTTAATCCATTCTCGCGCGCTCGCTCGATCGCGCGAATCTTGTCCCAGAGAGCAAGCCGCTTGAATTGTTGCCCAGTACAACGCAGGGAAACGAGTTGGGGTAACTCAAGAGTGATCTACGGGCGGAAAATAGAGAACTGCGATCGCGCGTTGAAGAACGCGGCGGTTCCGAACCGTATCACTTGGACAGGAGTGAGTCGGTCATTGCGAGGAGCTAACTCTGGGGGCGATCGCAAGTCTCTTACCAACGCGACACGATCGCGCAAACCTTACGCCAAATTCACGCGCCTCTCGATTCTAGATCGAGTGCGATGATACGCCTCATGGTTCGTCAACATGGCAAGACTATGAGCCAATTGTCAAAAGACTTTCGGAGTAAATTATATTTTTTGGAATTGTGTGTTTAAGATCGAGGGCAGGTTGTCGGGAAGACGCGCTCGACGATCGCTTTTTCAACGGCGATAGCGATCGCGTGGTTTGGGTGATTCGTTTTGAGTTCGTCGAGAGCGATTTCAAAGTATCTACGGCCGGTCAACAACTCGAAATTGAAGACCCGACTTGGGGAACCGTAATACTGACTCATTGGAGTCAACTTCATTTTTACCAATATTGGCACTCCAGCTACAGCACCCAAACTCAGGGGAAAGTCGCCCGGTTGGAAAAAAGATACTCCCCGCACCCCAAGAAAGCGATATCCGACGGTCAAAAAGGGTCGAGGACAGTTCCAATCGAGTAAAAATTACGTCGAAGTTCGGCTTGAACCTGGAAAAATCTCCTTGAATTCGACTCAACTACGGGTTGGGTTACTTTGTCATTAGTCTAAACTCCAATTCTCAAAAATGCTATCGAGCATCTTAGTATCTTATTTGGGTTCAACGACAACTGGCGAGCTTCCTCGAGCGATTAATGCAATTTTTCTGGCTTGAGGATCGAGGAGGCACATTTGATTTTTGTGGAGTTGAAAGACGACTAGATCTCCTTCGAGGTGAGTGGCATGACTGACGTTCCAGAAAGCAAATGGTGTTTCAAGGGCGAAGTGGATTCTCGAACCCTTTTTCCGGTTGAAACCCATAATTCCGCCTGCCGCCCAAACAGAGGTTTCATACTCCCAATTGCTGTTTTTGGTTAATTTGAGAGCGCGTCCAAAACTCGTCGAATTACAACTATTGTCTTCTCGTTCGGGGGAGAGCGGAACTCGTTTGGCAAAATCGGAGATAATTGGCTCTTGCTTTTCGCTCACCAGGGCAAACAAGTCAAATTGTTGCCGCTCATTTTGGCGAAAGCAAGGCTCCTCGTTAGGGTTAACTTTTTTGAATTCTTTAACTTGTTCTGGCGGTTCCCCATTGAGGCGCGCTCGCATGAGTTGCTTGCCATCCATGCTGATAAAATATAGAGCATATTTTTGACTCGCTTGTAGCTGTTGGATGGGAACGAGTTCGAGTTGAGTTAGCAAACTCGTCTGACTGTTAGCGCCATACCATCCAAACAAGCAGATATAACTAATTCCGTGAATAATAAAAATAGCTTTTAAGGCTTTCCAGAAGGAATTTTTCCGATCGCGCAGGAGAAACCAGAAGAAGGGAAATTCAACGAGCAAAGTTAGCAGAAAGGCAGCCGCAACGAGAATGCCGAGCCAAAGCTCGATATTTTCTAGGGTGAGATTTTGGGAGCGGGCAGCCCATTGCGGAAGTAGAAGTATTCCTGCCCAAGCAGAAGCGTAGTTAGCAACAACGAGCAGATTTATCGATAAATTTCGGGCGACTCCGAAGAATTTTGCGAGTAATAAACCTTCAAAAATACCAATGATGGCATTTCCTAGAAATAAATGAAACATTCCCGCCCAGATCAAGGGCGTTCCCGCGTTGGCGAGGGCGGGAGCGGGGAAAAACGCGATCGCAACAATTGCCGCAATTTTCCATTTTAAAGGCCTGCTGTTCGCCATAACTTCTCCCAAACTGGTTTTGCTAGTTGTAGGCTATATCGAAACCTGCTATAATGGGGCGTTTGGGATCACTTCACAGTTAGGAGAAAGGAACGCAATATGTCTCGCTATAGAGGCCCGCGCTTGCGAATCGTCCGCCGTCTCGGCGAGTTGCCCGGTTTAACTCGCAAAAGTCCGGGTGCTGCTCGGAAGGATAAACCACCCGGCCAACACGGCCAAAACCGACGCAAGCGCTCGGAATATGCCATCCGTTTGGAAGAAAAACAAAAACTGCGCTTTAACTACGGCGTAAGCGAAAAGCAGCTAATTCGCTACGTGCGCAAAGCCCGCCGCGCTACGGGTTCGACGGGACAAGCTTTGTTGCAATTGTTGGAGATGCGCCTCGATAATACGGTGTTTCGCTTGGGGATGGCGGGGACAATTCCCGGCGCGCGCCAATTAGTCTGTCACGGTCACGTTACGGTTAATGGTCGAGTGCTTGATATTCCGAGTTACCAGTGCCGTCCGGGAGATGTTATCGGGGTTAGAGACCGCGATGGCTCTCGGAAGTTGGTTAAGGCTAATATGGAATATCCGGGTCTGGCTAACCTTCCCAGCCATTTAGAATACGATAAAAATACGATGGTCGGGAAAGTCAATAGCGTTATCGATCGCGAGTGGATCGCTCTCAGCATTAACGAACTGCTCGTGGTTGAGTATTATTCGAGAAAGGCTTGAGTTTTTGGAGTAAGCGCTTGCTGGCGTAAGTGCTTACTTCTCGACTATCTCGTTCGCTGCTCGCTTTTATCGGCAGCTTTCGTTTAAGCTCGGAAGGCAAGCTGCGTTTCTTCTACGCCTTCTCTAACGAAGACAGCCGAAACCAACTAACTCTCCTCAGCCCGAAGTCTGAGGAGAGTCAATTTTTGCTCGCGAGGCTCACAGATAACGCTTAATTGTATCCCGGCGGTCGTCGTGGGGTACTTCGTCCAGTTTTTTGAGGTGTTTCTCCCATTTATTGAGCCAAGTCGCCAGATGCTCTTCACCGTTCTGGTGGCGCGCGATCGCGTCTTGGAACTGCTCGTAAAATTGGGCAAATCTGACGTATTCATCCAGATCTTCCCCTTCAATATCTTGTCCCTTTTCCTGCGCGATCGCGGCAAATGTTTGGCGATTGGGAGGATTCAAAGATTTTAACCGATCCTGCAACTCGCGGTCTCCGCAGGCTGTTTGAAAAAAACGAATTACTAGCTGTCGTTTGGACATCGCGCCACTGGATTACAATCAATAAGCTTCACTGTTCATTTTAGGAAGATTTCACGAACACCTGCACGATCCCAATCCTAATCGAACGGGAGTCCGAAAAATCCACCATTAAACATTACTTAATTTTCTGGCTGTAGATAAATTTAACGTGAGTTCGACGGAGCCTGAAACCTAACTCTATTGTAAGCTGAAACTTACATTCTTTCGTGGCAAGGTTCAAAACTCGGGTTTTCATCGAACTCGCGTCAAATTAAGCGCGTTCGAGGGCCAATTGAATCAGGCGATCGATCAGTTGAGGAAAAGGAACGCCGGTTGCTTCCCACAAGCGCGGATACATACTCGTTGCGGTAAATCCGGGCAGCGTATTGATCTCGTTGATAACAATTTCGTCCGTCGCCTCAATATAGAAAAAGTCCACGCGAGACAAACCCGCTCCCTCTAAGGCAATAAAAGCTTTCAACGCCATTTCTCGGATGCGATCGCTAACCGCTTCCGGTAAGGGCGCGGGAATCGCGAGTTCTGCCAAACCTTCGGTATACTTCGTCTCGTAGTCGTAGAACTCGCTCTGATAAGTAATTTCACCGACAACGGACGCTTGAGGATTGTCGTTACCGAGGACGGCGCATTCGACCTCGCGAACCGTCGCGCCCGCTTCGACGATAATGCGGCGATCGTAAGTAGCAGCGCTATCGAGGGCGGCTTCGAGTTCGGCACGCGATCGCGCTTTGGCAATTCCCACAGACGAGCCTAAGTTCGCCGGTTTAACAAAACAAGGATAGCCCAAAGCCGCCTCAATTTCATCGCAGAGTTTAGGGAAAACGCAGGGATTCGACCAAACTTGCTCGCGCGTCACCCCCACATACTTCACCTGGGGCAAACCCGCCTCTGCAAACAGCGACTTCATCACTAACTTATCCATTCCCGCCGACGAACCCAAAACGCCGCTACCGACAAAGGGGACTTGCATCAACGACAGTAACCCTTGAATTGTCCCATCTTCGCCATTCGGGCCGTGCAAGATCGGGAACCACACATCAATGCTCGCAGCTTCGGCGGGAAATTGCCATAACGTTGCCCGGTTGGGTTCGTCTGCTGGGAGGGGCTTACCAGACTCTAATACTTGGCGGGCGACTTCTGGGGTGTGCCAGCCGCCATCTTTAGCGATATAAAAGGGGAGAAACTCATACTTTTCCTGATTTTCCGGCGCTTGCAACCCACGCGCGATCGCGCGGGCCGAACTAATCGAGACTTCATGTTCCCCCGAACGTCCGCCAAAGAGAAGACCGACTCGCAGCTTACTCATGCTCTTGATACCTCACATCCTAAATTTCCATCGATTCTAGAATAGTGCAGAACTTTCTAGCCGTTCAGCGAAATAAAATAAAAATGCCCGCAACTGCCAAACTCGTCCCCAGCAGCGCTCTGAGGCTGATACGCTCTCCCGATAGGGCAGAAATCGGCAAAATGAATAAGGGACTGGTGGTGAGGAGGGTTTGGGCGATCCCGGCGGGCGAGTATTTAAAGGCGGTTTGTTGGAGAATCATGGCGAGATAGGTTCCGCTGAAAGCAGCAAGCACGACGAGGGAGAGGAGGCGCGGCGACTTTTTTAACTTTTTTAAGGATGGGAGAGGTTGTTTGGGCGATCGCAAGGCCAGCAGCAAGCCGATAACCGCGATCCCCGCGCCAATCCGCAATAAACTGCTCCAAATCGGGCTAATTTCCGTTCCTGCTAATGCAGCGCGCGAGAGGACTCCAGCGATCGCTTGGGAGAGTTGGGCGAGTAAGCCCCACAGTAAGCCGGTTTGGAAGCGTTGCGGCGAAATAACGGTATCGCGCCGCGATCGCTCGCAAATCGTCCAAGCCACGCCGAAGAGAGTCAGCGCAATGCCGCATCCGGAGAGGACTTCAAGGCGTTCGCCCAAAAACAGGAGTGCGATCGCGGCAGAGAGGGGAGAAGAGAGTGTTTCTAGCAGCAAGGCTTTACGCGGCCCCAAAGCGTTCAAAGCCAGAAAATAAGCCGTATCGCCCAACCCGATTCCGATCGCGCCGCCCAGGAGTAATAAAGCCGTGGAACGGGGATTGAGGCGATCGATCCCCAATCCCAATCCGATTAAAGTCAAGCCCAGCAAAACCGACGCGATCGCACCTTTCATCAAATTAAGCTGGAGTGGCGGAATTTTCACCCCAACGCGCCCGTAAATCGCAGTCGCCGCCGCCCAACAAAATGCAGCACTCAAGGCGGCGAATTCTCCAGTAAAGGGCGAAATTGCAA is part of the Oscillatoria sp. FACHB-1406 genome and encodes:
- the rpsD gene encoding 30S ribosomal protein S4, whose protein sequence is MSRYRGPRLRIVRRLGELPGLTRKSPGAARKDKPPGQHGQNRRKRSEYAIRLEEKQKLRFNYGVSEKQLIRYVRKARRATGSTGQALLQLLEMRLDNTVFRLGMAGTIPGARQLVCHGHVTVNGRVLDIPSYQCRPGDVIGVRDRDGSRKLVKANMEYPGLANLPSHLEYDKNTMVGKVNSVIDREWIALSINELLVVEYYSRKA
- a CDS encoding Nif11-like leader peptide family natural product precursor, with the translated sequence MSKRQLVIRFFQTACGDRELQDRLKSLNPPNRQTFAAIAQEKGQDIEGEDLDEYVRFAQFYEQFQDAIARHQNGEEHLATWLNKWEKHLKKLDEVPHDDRRDTIKRYL
- a CDS encoding D-alanine--D-alanine ligase family protein, with amino-acid sequence MSKLRVGLLFGGRSGEHEVSISSARAIARGLQAPENQEKYEFLPFYIAKDGGWHTPEVARQVLESGKPLPADEPNRATLWQFPAEAASIDVWFPILHGPNGEDGTIQGLLSLMQVPFVGSGVLGSSAGMDKLVMKSLFAEAGLPQVKYVGVTREQVWSNPCVFPKLCDEIEAALGYPCFVKPANLGSSVGIAKARSRAELEAALDSAATYDRRIIVEAGATVREVECAVLGNDNPQASVVGEITYQSEFYDYETKYTEGLAELAIPAPLPEAVSDRIREMALKAFIALEGAGLSRVDFFYIEATDEIVINEINTLPGFTATSMYPRLWEATGVPFPQLIDRLIQLALERA
- a CDS encoding DMT family transporter, which codes for MQLAISPFTGEFAALSAAFCWAAATAIYGRVGVKIPPLQLNLMKGAIASVLLGLTLIGLGLGIDRLNPRSTALLLLGGAIGIGLGDTAYFLALNALGPRKALLLETLSSPLSAAIALLFLGERLEVLSGCGIALTLFGVAWTICERSRRDTVISPQRFQTGLLWGLLAQLSQAIAGVLSRAALAGTEISPIWSSLLRIGAGIAVIGLLLALRSPKQPLPSLKKLKKSPRLLSLVVLAAFSGTYLAMILQQTAFKYSPAGIAQTLLTTSPLFILPISALSGERISLRALLGTSLAVAGIFILFR